Within Bacillota bacterium, the genomic segment CCCAGTCTTTTCCGGATACATATTTCTCAATCCTGTTTTTGTTGCTTACCGAATTAGCCTCTCCTGCATTATAAACAATACCCAGCCGGGACATGTCCGGAACAGTTTCTTCTATTAAATCCATTTGCTGTTCCACCGGATCAGCACTGTACACACCGGTAACATCCGTACCCGTAGGCTGGTCAAGTGACTGAATAAGACCGGCTCCCACAGCGTCGGAAACGGCAATAAATACTACCGGAATACCAGTCCCTTTGGTACCCTGCACTGCTGCCTGGGCAACCGGTGTAGTTATAGCCAGGATTATATCCACTTTATCAGCCACAAACTTATCAGTAATAGTCTTGGCCAGGTTGGGGTCACCTTGAGCATTTTGTATGTCTATCTCAACGTTTTCCCCATCAACAAAACCTTCTTCTTTTATTTGGTCCAAGAAACCCTGCTGGTCCAACTCCAGCGCCGGGTGGGACATAAACTGGGCTACTCCTATCTTCAATACATTATCACCGGCACTGTCTTGATTACCACCGCATCCTGTTACCGCTAAAGCCAATACCACCAGTGCTACAACAGCTACAACTTTTCTCATCTCATTTACCTCCTGATTAATCTAGCCGGTCAACTAATTACTCCGCTGTACCCAAGGAGAATAAAAAACCGGCACTCAAGTGAGTACCGGTTATTGGCAAGACTCCGGCTCATCTCAGCTCTTCTCCTCTTAACTATACTCTTCTCAACTCTAAACTACTAACTACGCTCAAAAACTTACGTTAATCTTACAATCTTATCAAGAACCTGTCAATGGTGAACAATTATTACTTCATTTCATCCATGATCTCCATAGTTAAATCCTCTTCAAAATCGTTTAATAACCAGTGGAAAGAAAATTGGAGCAGTGCCTCATCATCTTCCCGAATCTTATCTAATTGCTCCGGGTTAACCCAAAAATAACTTAGGAAACCGGTATCAAAGATAAATTTTCTAAATTTATCTAAATCGTAACAGGCCATAAAAACAACATCTTTTATGTGCTTATCCAAATTCTTCATGCCGGTAAAGTGAAAGTGAAGAGGAATTCTATTAAATGACTTTTCCTTTTGCTCGTATATCTCCAGCCCCTGATTCTGCGTCCATTCTTCCACGGTCCACTCCTTGTCCTCATTGAGACCATGACAAAATGTGCTGTCAAAAATAAAGCCGTAGCCGCTTTCTGTAACATCCACCGGGGCAATTCGGCAGGCCCAGCTTCGTACGTCATAAACCTGGCATCCGCCCGGGGTGAGAAAGGGGCATTTAAGATTATCATCTTCATTCATTTTTATCAGCACAGCGGGGAAACCACCATTATCCTGCTGGGTGGTATAGTTTTCAAGAAAGTCACCCGACTTAATACCCAGCTTGTTTTTCATCCTTAAAACATCATAAGGGGTAAGATAGATGTTGATATCACGGCAACAGTTATTAAAACAATCCAAGCCATGGTGGCAGGAAAATCTAAATTTCTTATCACGCGGGTAAACTGTCATATTGTTGCTTTGCTTTTCCAATAGTAACAAACCCTTTCTAACGATATATTTCTATTTCTTATATAGTCAATTATAAAGATATATTATTTAACAGTAAAGCGCAAAAATAATACTAATGCGGATATAAAGTTTTTAACTAGGGGAAGGCTTCTAATAATTCATTAGCGAAAAGGTTATTTAGAAAAATTTTTAGGAAAGGATGTCTGACATGTCGGAAGAAGCAGCCAACCAAGAAGGACAAGGATTTGAACTTCAACTCTCTGAAGACACAAACAAAATATTGGAAGAATATGCTGCCAAAACAGGGCAGTCCGAGGACCAGGTAATTGAGTTTATTATAACCGAGTTCTTACAATACCAACTGCCGGTGGTACAGAAAAAGAGTGAGGAAACCGGCGTACCCATTAATGAACTTTTAAACAAACAATTTGCCAAGCTACTGGAAATGATCTCGACCAAAGAGCTTAAGTAAATCCTGCCAACAAAAAAAGTTGTTACCGTATACGGTAACAACTTTTCTCTTGCTCTAAATTCAAGGTTAGGCATCATTACTTATGTCCTCACTAACTTCCTTTAACTTAAACCAAGTTAATTGCTGCCTTAGATCCCCGGCCAGACTATCCAGGGTTTCACTGACAGCCCCTATTTCCTGAGTAGCCGAAGTTTGCTCTTGAACCACCGCAGCTACCTGCTGGCTGGAGCTGTTTATCTGCTTTACCCCTTCCAGAGATGCTTTAACCCGCTCTGACATATCATTTAAAGCTTCTGCAATATGTGCAAAACTTCGCTCAGTTTCATTAACCGTTTGTGTTGCGGACTCCATTTCACCCGCGCTGCTTTGGACCGCCGTAACCACGGACTGTACTTGCATGCGCACTTCTTCTACCATGGAGGAAACCTCACCGGCAGCCTCGGTAGTCTGAGCGGCCAGCTTACGGACTTCCTCAGCTACTACTGCAAATCCCTTGCCCTGTTCGCCGGCACGGGCAGCCTCAATGGCCGCGTTCAGTGCCAGAAGATTAGTTTGGTCGGCAATACTATTAATCAGTTCAACGATACGCCCTATTGCCTCTGATTTATGATCAAGATCACTGGCAGTATCCCCGAGGCCGATAATGCTTGTATTTACTGAATTAATACCGCCTGCTGCTTCCTGGCTGGTGCGACTGCCCTCGGCAGCTGTTTCGGTAACAATTTCAGCCTCCTTGGCCACTGCTGACATATTATCATCCATATGACTGGAGGTTGAAGCCAATTCATTGGCTGCTACAGCAGCCTCCTGCATAGAACTGTTGGTTTGCTCTATAAAGGAGTGCATAGTACTTTCGGTTTCACTGAGTTTCCTCATTCCATCTTTGGTACGGAATGCAAAATTTGTCACACCCTGCATCATTTGTTTAAAGCTGTTAGCAAGTCTTTCCATTTCGTCACGGGAATCAATGGTGAAATCAACCGTCAAGTCCCCTTTTCCTACCCTGGCCATTCCAGCTTCCAGTATGGTAAGAGGAGCCAGCAGCTTAGAAACAATTAGGAAAGTAAGGGCCGTAAGGATGGATATACAGATCAAGAAAATGATTATAACCAACCGCAAGGTAGCCTGCAGCTTTTCCAAAACCTCACCGCGATCCTGAACATTTTTAATGTATCCTATTGTTTTGCCCTGGTAGTCTTGAAATGGAGTTATTACTACCGCCTTTTTATCATTCTCAGCTAAAAATACATCCGGCTGGCTGGTTTTCATAACTTCTTCGATTATACTTTCAGGAACCGCAGCTAAATCTTCCTCAACGGTTTTTGCCAGCAAGCCGCTACTATCTTCAGAATCCCATGCCACTCCACTGGTATTATTACAGTAAAGAAAGAATTCTCCGCCGACACTTTCTTTCCAGTTTTCAAGCAAAGATTGTCCAAAACCCATCCCATACTCCACGCTACCCACATGACTACCCTGATAAAAGACAGGTGTGACAACTCTAAAACCTATGCCGCCCCTGCCTTCCTCAAGCCCGGATACAGTTTCTTTAGTTTCATTAGCCTTAATAACTGTGGCTCTAAAAGAAGATAAATCGTCTCCGTACTTGCCCGGCTTATGTAACCGCAAAAAGGAAGTCGCAGGCGATAAATGAAACTGAAACTGCTGCATTCCCTGTTTACTTACCTGATCCCAAATAGGGCTCGTCAATTGGGTTAACTTTTCCCTGTCGCGCTCTGCAAAGGCCTTTTGGATTGCAGGGTTATTGGCCACACCACTTATTCCGAGCTGGGTCCTTTTGAAAATGCTCTCCAAATCATTTTGGACCTTGGTTTGAATTAGCTGGTGCCGATTTTTCTCCTGCTCCAAAACGGTTTCCTTCATTTGGAGGAAACCACTTGAAATTATCACAGCAAATCCCAGACCAACCAAGACAATTAACGGTAACCAAATCTTTATTTTTAAGCTCTTAAAGGTGACTGCCCCCCTTCTAAAGTTGTTTTCATAAAGTTAACAATTTCCAGTGGGGAAGTCTGTCAACTACATGACAAATGTGACAATTTTGAATCTTTTTCGACACTTTACAGGCAAGAAAAGGCAAACACATTAGACAGGATTACAGAATTTGCAGGATAAGGGATTTAAAGATAGCGTTTAAAATAGCCAATTGGTTATAAGGTTAAGCTTAAAAGAGTTAACTAAGAGCTAATGTGAATTATTTAAAATATAATAAAACCGCCAAGACGAATTAATGCTAATAAATATTGTATGCAAAGAAATAATGAAGGAAAACAAGCAAAACTAAAAATCCTGTTAATCCTGTTAATCCTGTCAAAGAAAATTGTTGGCCCCAAAGAAATGCCCCAAAGAAGGCTTTTCCCCGCTCATCATAACTCTTTCTCATATATGCCTTGCACTAAATATTAAGAAACAAAAAAGCGAAGAACATTTAGACAGGATTACAGGATTGCAGGATAAAGATTAAAACAATTATTTAAAAAATAAAAGAAATTATATCAACAAATACCTTGAATTAGAAAGTATCCTATACAAAGAAGCAACAAAGGAACCCAAGCAAAACAAAAAATCCCATATATCCCGTTAATCCCGTCTAAAAACGACCCTAAAGAACTACCCAAAATGTTTGCCATCAAAAAACGCCCCAAAAAATCATGCAAAAATCCCGTTTCATCCGTTAAAGCTGCAGGCTTATCCTACAGCTTCTAATTTTTCATCCGCATCACCATCTTCTTTTTTCTCACCTTCAGAAGATTTTATGGCCCTGACCACAATCTCGGCCACATCCAGCGCAGCCACATTTTCGTTTACTTCCCTAGCTTTCAAACCATCTTCAATCATGGTCAGACAGAAGGGACAGTTGGCCCCAACGGCTTGGGGGTTAGTTTCCAGCGCTTGGTCTACACGCATCTGGTTTATCTGCTCGCCCAGGTGCTCTTCCATCCACATACGGCCTCCGCCGGCACCGCAGCAGAAACTGCGTTCCTTACTGCGTTCCATCTCCAATATCTTAACTCCCGGTATAGATTGTAAAATTTTTCTTGGTGCACTATACTCTCCATTATACCGTCCCAAGTAACAGGAATCATGGTAGGCAATATCCATTGCCGGCATGTCGCCCCGCAGGTTGATTTTACCCTCATCAATTAATTGGGCAATAAACTGTGTGTGGTGAATAACATCGTATTTGCCGCCGAACTCCGGGTATTCATTAGTCAGGGTATTTAAACAGTGCGGGCAGGTAGTTACTATCCTGGTGACACCGTACTCATTCATAGTTTCGATGTTTTCCTCGGCAACCATCTGGAAAAGGTACTCATTCCCAATACGGCGGGCAAAATCCCCGCAGCATTTTTCCTCCGTACCCAATATACCAAAATTAACCCCTGCTTCCTGCATTATCTTAACAAAGGACGTAGCAACCTTTTGGCTCCGGTCATCAAAGGCGCCGGCACACCCGGGCCAGTAGAGTATGTCCGCATTACTATCATCTTCCATTAGTTTTATTTCCAGGTCCTCGGTCCAATCGGCCCTGTCGCTCCAGCCAATGCCCCAGGGGTTAAAATTATTTTCCACATTTCTACAGGCTGTTTGAGCTTCCTGTGGGAAATTACTTTCCTCCAACACTAAACTGCGCCGGACGTCAATAAACTTGTTAATATGCTCATTCAGCACAGGGCACTGCTCCTGACAGGAGTAACATGTGGTACAGGACCAGATTTCATCCTCGGTAAGCACATCACCGATCAACTCTTTATTTAGCACTTTTGTGGCGGCTTCATCTGAAACTGCCTCAGCTTTTTCCAATGCCTCTTCCGTAGAATTAGTGCCTAAACGAGTTAAAACCTCTCCTTTTTCCAGTACATGATCCTTAATCTTATGTATCATATCCTTAGGAGAGATGGGCTTGCCGCTCAAATAAGCCGGACAATTATCCTGACACCTGCCACATTCAGCGCAGGCATAAGCATCCAAAAGCTGCTTCCATGTGTACAGCTCCACCCGGCTTGCACCGAAATCCTCCATCTCTTCATCTTCCAGGTCCATGGGTTTGATTTGCCCACCCTTAGGCTTTAGGCTGCGGAAGAAAACATTAAAAGGAGCTGCCATCAAGTGCAT encodes:
- a CDS encoding ABC transporter substrate-binding protein, with product MRKVVAVVALVVLALAVTGCGGNQDSAGDNVLKIGVAQFMSHPALELDQQGFLDQIKEEGFVDGENVEIDIQNAQGDPNLAKTITDKFVADKVDIILAITTPVAQAAVQGTKGTGIPVVFIAVSDAVGAGLIQSLDQPTGTDVTGVYSADPVEQQMDLIEETVPDMSRLGIVYNAGEANSVSNKNRIEKYVSGKDWEVVEAPVASTNDVQIAAQSLVGKVDAVFVPQDNTVISALEALLKVMQDNNIPFFAGDTESVKRGAIGTIGNDEYDCGRQGAEMVARVLNGEKAGAIVPEEIRKRTTMVNKTAAEKIGLEIPQSVLDRADEVVE
- a CDS encoding YkgJ family cysteine cluster protein: MTVYPRDKKFRFSCHHGLDCFNNCCRDINIYLTPYDVLRMKNKLGIKSGDFLENYTTQQDNGGFPAVLIKMNEDDNLKCPFLTPGGCQVYDVRSWACRIAPVDVTESGYGFIFDSTFCHGLNEDKEWTVEEWTQNQGLEIYEQKEKSFNRIPLHFHFTGMKNLDKHIKDVVFMACYDLDKFRKFIFDTGFLSYFWVNPEQLDKIREDDEALLQFSFHWLLNDFEEDLTMEIMDEMK
- a CDS encoding methyl-accepting chemotaxis protein is translated as MKETVLEQEKNRHQLIQTKVQNDLESIFKRTQLGISGVANNPAIQKAFAERDREKLTQLTSPIWDQVSKQGMQQFQFHLSPATSFLRLHKPGKYGDDLSSFRATVIKANETKETVSGLEEGRGGIGFRVVTPVFYQGSHVGSVEYGMGFGQSLLENWKESVGGEFFLYCNNTSGVAWDSEDSSGLLAKTVEEDLAAVPESIIEEVMKTSQPDVFLAENDKKAVVITPFQDYQGKTIGYIKNVQDRGEVLEKLQATLRLVIIIFLICISILTALTFLIVSKLLAPLTILEAGMARVGKGDLTVDFTIDSRDEMERLANSFKQMMQGVTNFAFRTKDGMRKLSETESTMHSFIEQTNSSMQEAAVAANELASTSSHMDDNMSAVAKEAEIVTETAAEGSRTSQEAAGGINSVNTSIIGLGDTASDLDHKSEAIGRIVELINSIADQTNLLALNAAIEAARAGEQGKGFAVVAEEVRKLAAQTTEAAGEVSSMVEEVRMQVQSVVTAVQSSAGEMESATQTVNETERSFAHIAEALNDMSERVKASLEGVKQINSSSQQVAAVVQEQTSATQEIGAVSETLDSLAGDLRQQLTWFKLKEVSEDISNDA
- a CDS encoding (Fe-S)-binding protein, giving the protein MAMVLAFFAVLIAALAWFGFNVNKRVSYLRIGQEENRSDKVGERIKGILIYVFGQRKLLKERFGIIHFFIFWGFVIISLGTLQFIGEGLSEGFIFPLIGSNPYFYLIKDIFSVLVLAALGVAAYRRYVIRPARIEANLDAGIIYLFITELILTEFAASGIRTALHPSPHTELAPVYNAVAGYISGFGAAAPSLVATYVVLWWAHVILLLAFLVFLPHSKHMHLMAAPFNVFFRSLKPKGGQIKPMDLEDEEMEDFGASRVELYTWKQLLDAYACAECGRCQDNCPAYLSGKPISPKDMIHKIKDHVLEKGEVLTRLGTNSTEEALEKAEAVSDEAATKVLNKELIGDVLTEDEIWSCTTCYSCQEQCPVLNEHINKFIDVRRSLVLEESNFPQEAQTACRNVENNFNPWGIGWSDRADWTEDLEIKLMEDDSNADILYWPGCAGAFDDRSQKVATSFVKIMQEAGVNFGILGTEEKCCGDFARRIGNEYLFQMVAEENIETMNEYGVTRIVTTCPHCLNTLTNEYPEFGGKYDVIHHTQFIAQLIDEGKINLRGDMPAMDIAYHDSCYLGRYNGEYSAPRKILQSIPGVKILEMERSKERSFCCGAGGGRMWMEEHLGEQINQMRVDQALETNPQAVGANCPFCLTMIEDGLKAREVNENVAALDVAEIVVRAIKSSEGEKKEDGDADEKLEAVG